The following coding sequences lie in one Myxococcus xanthus genomic window:
- a CDS encoding ArsA family ATPase has product MSTTALSPALAGKRVLICVGSGGVGKTTAAAALALRASVDGRSSMVCTIDPARRLANSLGLTALGNAETRVPATALEPLGVHPRASLYAMMLDMKQTWDELITRVAPPEQRERILSNRFYQSLSTALAGSQEYISMEKLWELRRSSNYELIVLDTPPTAHALDFLDAPNRVLDFLDNDAAKWLLTPALKAGKLGMSLFNRGGYVMRGLAKFTGTEMLQELSNFMLAISSLNEGFRERARGVRQLLEDPNTGFVLVTSPHPERMDEAIHFHKMLKQHRMEVVSLVVNRVHPMPTEALWADAATLTPSRRAKVEETLREQQIMAEQDRTGIAQLQAACPGVPIVQVPRFAMDVHDISALWRTGRYLVGDETLG; this is encoded by the coding sequence GTGAGCACGACGGCCCTGTCGCCCGCGCTTGCGGGCAAGCGCGTCCTCATCTGCGTGGGCTCCGGCGGCGTGGGCAAGACGACGGCGGCGGCCGCATTGGCCCTGCGCGCGTCGGTGGATGGGCGCTCCAGCATGGTGTGCACCATCGACCCGGCGCGGCGGCTGGCCAACTCGCTGGGCCTCACGGCGCTGGGCAACGCGGAGACGCGCGTCCCCGCCACCGCGCTGGAGCCACTGGGCGTCCATCCCCGCGCGTCGCTGTACGCGATGATGCTGGACATGAAGCAGACGTGGGACGAGCTCATCACCCGCGTCGCTCCGCCCGAGCAGCGCGAGCGCATCCTGTCCAACCGCTTCTACCAGTCGCTCTCCACGGCCCTGGCGGGCAGCCAGGAATACATCTCCATGGAGAAGCTGTGGGAGCTGCGCCGCAGCAGCAACTACGAGCTCATCGTCCTGGACACGCCGCCCACCGCGCACGCACTGGACTTCCTGGATGCGCCCAACCGCGTGCTGGACTTCCTGGACAACGACGCGGCGAAGTGGCTCCTCACCCCGGCGCTCAAGGCCGGCAAGCTGGGGATGTCCCTGTTCAACCGCGGCGGCTATGTCATGCGGGGCCTGGCCAAGTTCACCGGCACGGAGATGCTCCAGGAGCTCTCCAACTTCATGCTCGCCATCTCCTCGCTCAACGAGGGCTTTCGCGAGCGCGCCCGGGGCGTGCGCCAGCTGCTGGAGGACCCGAACACCGGCTTCGTGCTGGTGACGAGCCCCCACCCCGAGCGAATGGACGAAGCCATCCACTTCCACAAGATGCTCAAGCAGCACCGCATGGAAGTGGTGTCGCTGGTGGTCAACCGTGTGCACCCCATGCCCACGGAGGCACTGTGGGCGGACGCGGCCACGCTGACGCCCAGCCGCCGCGCCAAGGTGGAAGAGACGCTGCGCGAGCAGCAAATCATGGCTGAGCAGGACCGCACCGGCATCGCCCAGCTCCAGGCCGCCTGTCCGGGTGTCCCCATCGTCCAGGTGCCCCGCTTCGCGATGGATGTGCACGATATCTCCGCCCTTTGGCGTACCGGACGCTACCTGGTGGGCGACGAGACACTCGGCTGA